Proteins encoded together in one Pantoea sp. CCBC3-3-1 window:
- the bcsA gene encoding UDP-forming cellulose synthase catalytic subunit — protein MAPLRWLLTAPAMTALQQRYAGYRSHGAPAFTAVIQCFWVILGWTVLRFETPAWQRVLHQRRRLYPHISPERPRPADILRFLLQSLWLLLVMPVGGMTFNERAGQLTLRNLRQRIYNWLGKLPERAEARGLEKSVEGRIRRINPLLRKCLFGLAVVIATALAILCISQPFDLFTQFIFVLLLWGVAMVVRRIPGRLSTMMLIVLSLTISCRYLWWRYTSTLNWDDPVSLTFGVLLIAAETYSWVVLILGYFQTLWPLNRPPVSMPEDVSSWPTVDLLVPTYNEPLSVVKPSLYAALGIDWPRDKINIYVLDDGNRAEFREFAAEIGVHYIARPTHEHAKAGNINHALRTACRSEFVSIFDCDHVPTRSFLQMALGWFVKDPKLAMLQTPHHFFSPDPFERNLGRFRRTPNEGTLFYGLVQDGNDVWDAAFFCGSCAVIRRTALDEIGGIAVDTVTEDAHTSLRLHRKGYTSAYIRIPQAAGLATESLSAHIGQRIRWARGMVQIFRLDNPLMGKGLKLVQRLCYANAMLHFLSGIPRLIFLLAPLAYLLFHAYIIFAPALAIAIFVLPHMMHTSLTNSRIQGRWRHSFWSEVYETVLAWYIARPTTVALFNPHKGKFNVTAKGGLVEQQHLDWVITRPYMFLVLINVAGILAAFWRLHYGPPNEVLTVIVSAVWVIYNMIILGGAVAVSVEARQLRESHRVEIAMPAALAREDGHMLPCTLRDYSDGGVGLELREENLLNENEKVWLLLRRGQQEFSFPCYVQRTFGRRAGIRLHKLTTEQHVEFIQCTFARADTWALWQDSFPEDKPMQSFADIMVLGFKGYLRLAEYGPKPLRKLFSALTSLTGWLVSFFPKGVGRPEPASL, from the coding sequence ATGGCGCCGTTACGTTGGCTTTTGACCGCGCCCGCAATGACCGCGCTACAACAGCGCTATGCGGGTTATCGTAGCCACGGCGCTCCGGCGTTCACGGCGGTCATCCAGTGCTTCTGGGTCATACTGGGCTGGACTGTGCTGCGTTTTGAAACGCCCGCCTGGCAACGGGTATTGCATCAGCGTCGGCGGCTTTATCCACACATTTCCCCGGAGCGCCCACGCCCGGCAGATATTCTGCGCTTTTTGCTGCAAAGCCTCTGGCTGCTGCTGGTGATGCCCGTTGGCGGTATGACCTTTAACGAGCGTGCCGGACAACTGACGTTAAGAAACCTGCGTCAGCGCATATATAACTGGCTGGGAAAACTGCCGGAACGGGCCGAAGCTCGTGGCCTGGAAAAAAGCGTCGAAGGGCGGATTCGACGTATCAATCCGCTCCTTCGCAAATGCCTGTTTGGCCTTGCCGTGGTGATAGCCACGGCGCTGGCGATCCTCTGTATTTCGCAACCGTTCGATCTGTTCACGCAGTTTATCTTTGTGCTGCTGCTGTGGGGCGTGGCAATGGTAGTGCGTCGTATTCCAGGACGCTTGTCCACCATGATGCTCATCGTGCTGTCACTGACAATTTCCTGTCGCTATTTGTGGTGGCGCTATACCTCAACGCTGAACTGGGACGATCCGGTGAGCCTGACGTTCGGCGTGCTGCTGATCGCGGCGGAGACCTATTCGTGGGTCGTATTGATTCTGGGTTACTTTCAGACGCTGTGGCCGCTTAATCGTCCGCCTGTCTCCATGCCTGAAGATGTCAGTAGCTGGCCAACGGTCGATCTGCTGGTGCCTACTTATAACGAGCCGTTGAGCGTAGTAAAGCCGTCGCTCTATGCCGCGCTGGGTATTGACTGGCCGAGAGACAAAATCAATATCTATGTGCTGGATGATGGCAATCGTGCGGAATTTCGCGAGTTCGCCGCCGAAATTGGCGTGCATTATATTGCCCGACCGACGCATGAGCACGCTAAAGCGGGCAATATTAATCATGCCTTGCGTACGGCCTGCCGCAGCGAATTCGTCTCTATTTTTGACTGTGACCACGTGCCAACGCGCTCGTTCTTACAGATGGCTTTGGGCTGGTTTGTCAAAGATCCGAAACTGGCAATGTTACAGACGCCGCACCACTTCTTTTCGCCCGATCCTTTTGAACGTAACCTGGGGCGTTTCCGCCGTACTCCCAATGAAGGCACGCTGTTTTATGGTCTGGTGCAGGACGGGAACGATGTCTGGGATGCTGCCTTTTTCTGTGGTTCCTGTGCGGTTATCCGCCGTACGGCGCTGGATGAGATCGGCGGCATTGCCGTTGATACCGTTACTGAAGATGCGCACACTTCGCTGCGTCTGCACCGCAAGGGTTACACCTCAGCCTATATCCGTATTCCGCAGGCAGCCGGGCTGGCAACGGAAAGTTTGTCGGCGCATATCGGCCAGCGTATTCGCTGGGCGCGAGGCATGGTGCAGATCTTCCGCCTTGATAATCCGCTGATGGGAAAAGGACTGAAGCTGGTGCAGCGACTCTGTTATGCCAACGCCATGCTGCACTTTTTATCCGGTATTCCACGGCTGATATTTTTGCTCGCACCGCTGGCTTACCTGCTGTTTCATGCCTACATCATTTTTGCTCCGGCGTTGGCGATCGCTATTTTTGTACTGCCGCATATGATGCATACCAGTTTGACTAACTCCCGTATTCAGGGACGCTGGCGACACTCCTTCTGGAGCGAGGTGTACGAAACCGTGCTGGCCTGGTATATCGCCAGACCCACGACCGTCGCGTTATTCAATCCACATAAAGGGAAATTTAACGTGACTGCGAAAGGCGGTTTGGTTGAGCAACAGCATCTCGACTGGGTTATCACCCGGCCCTACATGTTTCTGGTGCTGATCAACGTCGCGGGTATCCTCGCCGCCTTCTGGCGTCTGCATTACGGCCCGCCGAACGAAGTACTGACGGTTATCGTCAGTGCGGTTTGGGTTATCTACAACATGATTATTCTTGGCGGTGCGGTAGCGGTTTCCGTGGAAGCGCGCCAGCTACGTGAATCACACAGGGTAGAAATTGCGATGCCTGCGGCGCTGGCTCGTGAAGATGGGCATATGTTGCCCTGCACGCTGCGTGACTATTCCGACGGCGGGGTTGGGCTTGAGCTGCGTGAAGAAAACCTGCTGAACGAAAACGAAAAGGTCTGGCTGCTGCTGCGTCGGGGCCAGCAGGAGTTCAGTTTCCCTTGCTATGTGCAGCGCACCTTCGGACGCCGGGCGGGGATCCGTCTGCACAAGTTGACCACGGAACAGCACGTTGAATTTATCCAGTGCACTTTTGCCCGCGCCGATACCTGGGCGCTGTGGCAGGACAGTTTTCCGGAAGATAAACCGATGCAAAGTTTTGCAGACATCATGGTGCTGGGCTTTAAGGGTTATCTGCGGCTGGCCGAATACGGGCCGAAGCCGCTGCGCAAATTATTTAGTGCATTAACGAGCCTGACAGGCTGGTTAGTTTCATTTTTCCCTAAGGGTGTCGGCCGTCCTGAGCCGGCTTCCCTCTGA
- the bcsB gene encoding cellulose biosynthesis cyclic di-GMP-binding regulatory protein BcsB produces the protein MTRKLSWFTAFLMGVMPLTHAATETPVSPMVNADSSAGTGSEPASLDSAAPVRDVTQTFAQIAPPPGTFNLQGTRPQGQIEFGVRSDEVVTKALLTLSYRPSPSLLPAMSHLKVYLNDEMVGLVPLSQDQLGKTNQIQLPLDPRFIGDFNRVRMELVGHYSNLCENPANSAIWLDIGKESSLALTLQKLPVQDDLSHFPEPFFDSRDGRPLNLPMVFADAPDLGQQRAAAVLASWFGTKADWRGQSFPVLYNQLPNQQHAVVFATNDKRPDFLQGLPPVDKPTVAIVNQPQNPYEKMLLILGRDDNDLLQAVQGIAQGERLLRGQSATVDAVKELEPRKLYDAPNWVRTDRPTTFGELKQFQGQLQSDGMQPNPIALTLKLPPDLFLVRARGIDMNLNYRYTSPVQDDGSRMAVNLNNQFVQDYPLPRKQDNSKQLLRLPLVQGLLDGSTQLTIPALRLGVVNQLRFDFDYASLFIGGTYNNATNEGRCETVTTVPNHVVIEDNSTIDFSGYRHFIEMPSLRAFANAGFPFSRNADLAQTLVLVNDRPEADKVSALLNTLGNISAQTGFPALKVQMSDDWSKAKDQDTDLLMIGALPQELKDDSKINLLVDKAKSWVNKPNRQNDFASNPTSSDDLRAESNTTISSTGPMAAIISFQSPFHDQRSVVALLADSPGAWKLLNSALIDSDKRAAIFGSASIIRESGVNSLRVGDTWWVGHLPWWERVWNALATHPVMLALFAAIVVILFALLVWRLMRSISRRRLGDEDDL, from the coding sequence ATGACAAGAAAATTAAGCTGGTTCACTGCTTTCCTGATGGGCGTTATGCCGCTGACCCACGCGGCAACGGAAACGCCCGTGAGTCCAATGGTCAACGCTGACTCGTCCGCCGGTACCGGTTCTGAGCCGGCCAGTCTCGATTCTGCCGCTCCGGTGCGCGATGTGACGCAAACTTTTGCCCAAATTGCGCCGCCGCCCGGGACGTTTAATTTGCAGGGGACGCGCCCACAGGGACAGATTGAATTTGGCGTGCGCAGTGATGAAGTGGTGACCAAAGCGCTCCTCACGCTAAGCTATCGCCCTTCGCCTTCTCTGCTGCCCGCCATGTCACATTTGAAGGTGTATCTCAACGATGAAATGGTTGGACTGGTGCCGCTAAGCCAGGATCAGCTGGGTAAAACCAACCAGATCCAGCTGCCGCTCGATCCGCGCTTTATTGGTGATTTTAACCGCGTCCGTATGGAGCTGGTTGGCCACTATTCTAATCTTTGCGAAAACCCGGCTAACAGCGCTATCTGGCTGGATATTGGCAAAGAGAGCTCGCTGGCGCTGACGTTGCAAAAACTGCCGGTGCAGGACGATCTGTCCCATTTCCCCGAGCCATTTTTCGACTCGCGTGACGGCCGCCCACTGAATTTACCGATGGTATTTGCCGATGCGCCTGATTTAGGTCAACAGCGCGCTGCTGCGGTGCTGGCTTCCTGGTTTGGGACGAAAGCAGACTGGCGCGGTCAGTCTTTCCCGGTACTTTATAATCAGTTGCCCAACCAGCAACATGCGGTGGTTTTCGCGACCAATGATAAGCGGCCCGATTTCCTGCAAGGCCTGCCGCCGGTCGACAAACCTACCGTCGCCATCGTTAACCAGCCGCAGAATCCTTATGAAAAGATGCTGCTGATTCTGGGCCGTGATGATAACGATCTGCTGCAAGCGGTACAGGGTATTGCTCAGGGTGAGAGGCTGCTGCGTGGGCAAAGCGCTACCGTCGATGCGGTGAAAGAGCTTGAACCGCGTAAACTTTACGATGCGCCAAACTGGGTGCGAACCGACCGTCCAACGACCTTTGGTGAGCTAAAGCAGTTCCAGGGGCAGCTGCAAAGCGATGGTATGCAGCCGAACCCAATTGCACTGACGCTGAAGCTGCCGCCGGATCTTTTCCTTGTGCGTGCTCGCGGCATCGATATGAACCTCAATTATCGCTACACCTCGCCGGTGCAGGATGATGGGTCAAGAATGGCCGTTAATCTGAATAACCAGTTTGTGCAGGATTACCCGCTACCGCGCAAACAGGACAACAGCAAACAGCTGCTGCGTCTTCCGCTGGTACAGGGACTGCTGGACGGCAGCACTCAGCTTACTATCCCGGCCTTGCGCCTGGGTGTGGTCAACCAGCTGCGTTTTGATTTCGATTACGCCAGCCTGTTTATCGGCGGCACCTACAACAACGCTACCAATGAAGGGCGCTGTGAGACGGTCACCACCGTGCCAAATCATGTGGTGATTGAGGATAATTCGACCATCGATTTCTCCGGCTATCGGCATTTTATCGAAATGCCATCGCTGCGCGCCTTCGCCAACGCGGGCTTCCCATTCAGCCGCAATGCGGATTTAGCCCAAACGCTGGTGCTGGTTAATGACCGTCCTGAAGCGGATAAGGTCAGTGCCTTGCTGAACACGTTGGGCAATATTTCGGCGCAAACGGGCTTCCCGGCGCTGAAAGTGCAGATGAGCGATGACTGGAGCAAAGCGAAGGATCAGGATACCGATCTGTTAATGATCGGTGCTCTCCCACAGGAGCTGAAGGACGACAGCAAGATTAATTTGCTGGTAGATAAGGCGAAAAGCTGGGTAAACAAACCGAACCGGCAGAATGATTTCGCCAGCAACCCTACTTCATCTGACGATCTGCGTGCAGAGAGCAATACAACGATCAGCTCGACAGGCCCGATGGCCGCTATCATCAGTTTCCAGTCGCCTTTCCACGACCAGCGTAGCGTGGTGGCGCTGTTGGCAGATAGTCCAGGAGCGTGGAAGCTGCTCAATAGTGCGCTGATTGACAGCGACAAACGGGCCGCCATCTTTGGATCGGCCTCGATTATTCGTGAATCGGGTGTGAACAGCCTGCGCGTTGGCGATACCTGGTGGGTAGGCCATTTGCCATGGTGGGAGCGGGTGTGGAATGCATTAGCCACCCATCCGGTGATGCTGGCTCTGTTTGCGGCGATAGTGGTGATCCTGTTTGCTCTGCTGGTCTGGCGCTTGATGCGCAGCATAAGCCGTCGCCGTCTGGGTGATGAGGATGATTTATAG
- the bcsC gene encoding cellulose synthase complex outer membrane protein BcsC: protein MHNLILPALLLPLSSAALAAPAEVAPVDWLLQQVRVGEATNKTDLVSQSLYRLEKIAPNNPQVLAAQIRLSLRQGQQAKAQEQLNALKKIAPDAAATHQAEASLMLVSDSGRQQLQQARLLATAGHLVEARAAWDTLFHGVFPSNDIALEYWRLVARLPGQEGPALTQLEALDRDAPGSINVKMAIAQMQLSQNNRAAALKQLQAVAADPAGRNQAAELWLSDIKSQPVTPETVAQLKNYLVTFSSDKPQTDGQAELERQEKMLADPAYQQRLRGLALIDKGESSAAIPALRAALQASPNDADLLGAMGQALARANNREAAAGYFQRAIEADAQGTDIDKWRSLQKSNQYWLAIAAGDKALAAGDSKGATRSYQQARELDSSDGYALIGLGDVALAQQNAAAAEMMFRQALRIDPDNTTAIQRLVGIYQQQSPEKAMAFINGLPASQKRALGTTLSSLRSSTLSSEGDKLAAAGRWQQAADRYREAQQGAPDDVWLNYRLAGALRQAGQLQAADQQMAAMARQQPGVVTQVYAQALYLSSSDRAEAALQQLHALPAEKWDSNIKDLNARLETDAAIAKANTLRASGQEDQAVALLNQLPPSSRIALTEADWAMERGDTEQALQRYRDVGAKDPQNNDARLGEIEALIALKALPEAKERLKALPAAVADESVNSGRRVANAEQGVDEPGRAAAIFALLKPKAVKESPSQSSALVFRDAARLEASQGQSAAAQLDYQQAMLASGITTTPPKGYIDYTRLTRNNSFDDWLKRGIRSDAADLARQQDTTLTMEENYGRNKGTGGISDFTAHTTMLEAKTPIAAGTGIFRLDNVDLSAGTFARNSSGNSEENFGTCANDDAVCNRDFRQHQNGTSIGVGYNSEKWSADIGTTPLGFTVTNWVGGFTWNTAMKDIGVSLTASRRPISSSLLAYAGTRDPNTASGKTFGGVIATGGSVGLSYDKGNANGVWADISAHQITGENVKDNSRERLMAGYYYKLINEGNRRATIGLNGMLWHYERDLSDYSLGQGGYYSPQSYKSLSVPLTYRQRTENWSWDVGGSVSWSHTKTRGQSRYPLNFGALTSDNPAGSDSSSSGFGYTLQAAIERRLSAHWTLGLGVDIQQAKDYTPSHGMLYVRYSMAGWEGDLDLPLQPLTPYADWK from the coding sequence CTGCATAACCTGATCCTGCCCGCGCTGTTGCTGCCGTTAAGCAGTGCGGCGCTGGCGGCGCCGGCCGAAGTGGCACCGGTTGACTGGTTGCTCCAGCAGGTGCGGGTCGGTGAAGCGACCAATAAAACCGATCTGGTCAGCCAGTCGCTCTACCGGCTGGAAAAAATTGCGCCCAACAATCCTCAGGTCCTGGCGGCACAAATTCGGCTGTCTCTGCGTCAGGGACAGCAGGCGAAAGCGCAGGAGCAGCTGAATGCGCTAAAAAAAATCGCGCCGGATGCCGCAGCGACGCATCAGGCTGAGGCCAGTCTGATGCTGGTTTCCGACAGCGGGCGGCAGCAGTTGCAACAGGCAAGACTGCTGGCAACGGCCGGTCATCTGGTCGAAGCTCGCGCGGCATGGGACACGCTGTTTCATGGCGTTTTTCCTTCCAACGACATCGCGCTGGAATACTGGCGGCTGGTGGCTCGCCTGCCTGGACAGGAAGGCCCGGCACTGACACAACTTGAAGCACTGGATCGCGATGCGCCAGGTAGCATCAACGTCAAAATGGCCATTGCGCAAATGCAGCTCAGCCAGAACAATCGGGCCGCCGCACTTAAACAGTTGCAGGCGGTGGCGGCCGATCCGGCTGGCCGTAATCAGGCTGCCGAGCTATGGCTTAGCGACATCAAATCACAACCGGTCACGCCAGAAACCGTGGCGCAGTTAAAAAATTATCTGGTGACCTTCTCCAGTGATAAACCGCAGACGGATGGTCAGGCTGAGCTGGAACGGCAGGAAAAAATGCTGGCGGATCCGGCTTACCAGCAGCGTCTGCGTGGTTTAGCGCTGATCGACAAAGGGGAAAGTTCCGCAGCGATTCCTGCACTTCGGGCGGCTTTACAGGCCAGTCCGAACGATGCCGATCTGTTGGGGGCGATGGGGCAGGCGCTGGCGCGAGCAAATAACCGCGAAGCGGCAGCGGGCTATTTCCAGCGCGCGATCGAGGCAGATGCACAAGGCACCGATATCGATAAGTGGCGGAGCCTGCAAAAGTCGAATCAGTACTGGCTGGCTATTGCGGCAGGCGATAAAGCGCTGGCGGCAGGCGACAGCAAAGGGGCGACCCGCAGCTACCAACAGGCCCGTGAGCTGGATAGCAGCGACGGCTATGCCCTGATTGGGTTAGGTGATGTGGCGCTGGCACAACAAAATGCCGCCGCCGCAGAGATGATGTTCCGCCAGGCGCTACGCATCGATCCGGACAATACCACGGCAATCCAGCGGCTGGTGGGCATTTATCAACAGCAGTCGCCGGAAAAAGCGATGGCGTTTATTAACGGTTTGCCCGCTTCGCAGAAACGCGCGCTGGGCACTACGTTGTCCAGCCTGCGCAGCAGCACGCTAAGTAGCGAAGGGGATAAGCTGGCTGCGGCGGGCCGCTGGCAGCAGGCTGCGGATCGGTATCGCGAGGCACAGCAGGGCGCCCCGGATGATGTCTGGCTGAATTATCGCCTGGCCGGTGCCCTGCGTCAGGCGGGCCAGCTTCAGGCCGCCGATCAACAGATGGCGGCCATGGCCCGACAGCAGCCTGGGGTGGTAACGCAGGTTTATGCCCAGGCGCTTTATCTCTCCAGCAGCGACCGTGCAGAGGCTGCCCTCCAGCAGCTTCATGCCTTACCTGCTGAAAAGTGGGACAGCAATATAAAAGATCTTAATGCTCGTCTGGAGACGGATGCCGCTATCGCTAAGGCAAATACGCTGCGTGCCAGCGGCCAGGAAGATCAGGCCGTAGCGTTGCTCAACCAGCTTCCCCCTTCATCGCGTATTGCGTTGACGGAAGCCGACTGGGCAATGGAGCGCGGCGACACGGAACAGGCGCTGCAACGTTATCGCGACGTGGGTGCCAAAGACCCGCAGAATAACGACGCCCGGCTGGGCGAAATCGAAGCGCTGATTGCGTTAAAGGCGCTACCCGAAGCCAAAGAGCGGCTGAAAGCGTTGCCTGCGGCTGTGGCAGATGAGAGCGTGAATAGCGGACGGCGCGTGGCCAATGCCGAACAGGGCGTTGATGAGCCGGGCCGCGCTGCTGCCATTTTCGCTCTCCTGAAGCCGAAAGCCGTCAAAGAAAGCCCCTCGCAAAGTAGCGCGCTGGTTTTTCGCGACGCTGCCCGGCTTGAAGCCAGCCAGGGCCAGTCCGCCGCCGCCCAGCTCGATTATCAACAGGCGATGCTTGCCAGCGGGATAACCACCACGCCGCCAAAAGGTTACATTGATTACACACGCCTGACCCGCAATAACAGCTTTGATGACTGGCTGAAGCGTGGGATCCGCAGTGATGCCGCCGATCTGGCCCGTCAGCAGGACACCACGCTCACGATGGAAGAAAACTACGGCAGAAATAAAGGTACTGGCGGTATTTCTGATTTTACTGCGCATACCACCATGCTGGAGGCTAAAACCCCGATCGCGGCGGGCACCGGTATTTTCCGACTGGATAACGTTGATCTTTCCGCAGGGACTTTCGCCCGCAACAGCAGCGGCAACAGCGAAGAGAACTTTGGCACCTGCGCCAACGACGATGCCGTATGTAACCGGGATTTCCGTCAGCACCAGAACGGCACCAGTATCGGCGTCGGTTATAACAGCGAGAAATGGTCTGCTGATATAGGCACCACGCCGCTGGGCTTTACCGTCACCAACTGGGTCGGGGGATTCACCTGGAATACGGCAATGAAAGACATTGGCGTATCCCTGACCGCTTCCCGCCGCCCAATCTCCAGTTCGCTGCTGGCCTATGCCGGCACGCGCGATCCGAATACGGCCAGCGGCAAAACCTTCGGCGGCGTCATTGCGACCGGCGGCAGCGTGGGTCTTAGCTACGATAAAGGCAATGCCAACGGCGTCTGGGCGGATATCAGCGCCCATCAGATCACCGGCGAAAACGTCAAAGATAACTCCCGTGAGCGTTTGATGGCGGGCTATTACTATAAGCTGATTAATGAAGGCAATCGGCGTGCCACTATCGGCCTGAACGGTATGCTTTGGCACTACGAGCGGGATCTGAGTGACTATTCGCTTGGCCAGGGCGGTTATTACAGCCCCCAGAGCTATAAGTCACTGTCGGTGCCGTTAACTTACCGCCAGCGCACGGAAAACTGGTCGTGGGATGTCGGCGGTTCGGTTTCCTGGTCCCATACGAAAACGCGCGGCCAGTCACGTTATCCCCTGAATTTTGGCGCGTTAACCAGCGATAACCCTGCGGGCAGTGACAGCAGCAGCAGCGGTTTCGGCTATACGCTACAGGCGGCGATCGAACGACGGCTCAGTGCGCACTGGACGCTGGGTTTAGGCGTGGATATTCAGCAAGCGAAAGATTACACCCCGAGCCACGGGATGCTCTATGTGCGCTATTCGATGGCGGGCTGGGAGGGTGATTTGGATCTGCCACTCCAGCCTTTAACGCCATACGCTGACTGGAAATAG
- the hmsP gene encoding biofilm formation regulator HmsP has protein sequence MRVSRSLTIKQMATVSGVAVVTICIFIVIQLFHFVQQRRIDYAQQMENIAHTVRQPLSQSVLKADIRQAGRILDSLKPAGILARAEVVLPNGLQALHSDFEPERPVPKLIARIFELPVQISVPLYSVEPANPKPLAWLVLQADSWRVYQFILSALSTMVTTYLLLALILSVAISWCINKLIVRPLRRIAKELHDLPPQEAIGHQLALPDRHRDDELGMLIRSYNYQQQIVETVHDEMSRLTTRVALTNLPNKALFLALLEQHLQTVGHDDSFTVMVLRIETLQEANGVVTDEQRDALLLTLLDKIRNCIDTHTLVGQLSGSDLVLLVKRANNPFRAMRLARLLMLRLNQPVALQQMQLRPNISIGLAQRNDEHLSAQDFLSRAASAMMSARHQGKNQILFFDPAMMERAHKRLTQEHDILQGLADEQFSLFLQPQVDMQTGELAGAEALLRMRMPDGSWSLPEELIVNAEEIGVMGSLGRWVLEESCRVLAAWQKRGIKLPLSVNISATQLREPDMVAHVQALIQRHQICPGSLMLEITETAQIGEPELALRLLKELQQVGVSIALDDFGMGYANLNWLSQFKSLPVSKLKMDRSFVCELPDDDTMVRIVAAIAGIIKLEVIAEGVETSEQRDWLLARGIRIGQGYLYSEALSVDAFNDRYFTESAQA, from the coding sequence TTGCGCGTTAGTCGTTCGTTAACGATAAAGCAGATGGCGACGGTATCAGGCGTTGCGGTGGTCACCATCTGTATTTTTATCGTGATTCAGCTTTTCCATTTTGTGCAGCAGCGCAGGATAGACTATGCCCAGCAGATGGAAAATATCGCGCATACCGTGCGCCAGCCGCTGTCGCAGTCGGTGCTGAAAGCCGATATTCGCCAGGCCGGGCGCATTCTCGACTCGCTGAAGCCAGCGGGTATTCTTGCCCGGGCGGAAGTCGTTCTGCCTAACGGATTACAGGCATTACACAGCGATTTTGAGCCGGAAAGGCCGGTGCCAAAACTGATCGCCCGGATTTTTGAACTGCCGGTACAAATCTCCGTGCCGCTTTACTCTGTTGAACCTGCGAATCCTAAACCGCTGGCCTGGCTTGTGTTACAGGCTGATTCGTGGCGGGTGTACCAGTTTATCCTGAGTGCGCTTTCCACCATGGTGACCACCTATTTGCTGCTGGCGCTGATCCTCTCGGTCGCCATTAGCTGGTGTATTAATAAACTGATCGTGCGTCCGCTGCGCCGCATTGCTAAAGAGCTGCACGATCTGCCGCCGCAGGAAGCGATCGGTCATCAGCTGGCGCTACCCGACCGGCATCGCGATGACGAACTGGGCATGCTCATTCGCAGCTATAACTACCAGCAGCAGATTGTGGAAACGGTGCATGATGAAATGAGCCGGTTAACCACGCGTGTTGCGCTGACCAATTTGCCTAACAAAGCTCTGTTCCTGGCGCTGTTAGAACAGCACCTGCAAACGGTGGGGCACGACGATTCTTTCACGGTGATGGTGCTGCGCATTGAAACCTTGCAGGAAGCCAACGGCGTGGTGACTGATGAGCAGCGCGACGCGCTGTTGTTGACGCTGCTGGATAAAATTCGTAATTGCATTGATACCCATACGCTGGTCGGCCAACTGTCCGGCAGCGACCTGGTACTGTTAGTGAAGCGGGCTAACAATCCGTTTCGCGCGATGCGGCTGGCGCGCTTGCTGATGCTGCGACTGAACCAGCCGGTAGCGCTGCAACAGATGCAGCTGCGACCGAATATCAGCATCGGGCTGGCGCAGCGTAATGATGAACATCTGTCTGCGCAGGATTTTCTGAGCCGCGCTGCGTCGGCAATGATGTCGGCACGGCATCAGGGAAAAAATCAGATCCTGTTCTTCGACCCGGCCATGATGGAGCGGGCGCATAAACGCCTGACGCAGGAACACGATATTTTACAGGGGCTGGCTGACGAGCAGTTCTCACTGTTCCTTCAGCCGCAGGTCGATATGCAAACCGGTGAGCTGGCGGGCGCAGAAGCGTTGCTGCGCATGCGCATGCCCGACGGCAGCTGGAGTCTGCCTGAAGAGCTCATTGTCAATGCAGAAGAGATTGGCGTAATGGGTTCACTGGGACGCTGGGTGCTGGAAGAATCCTGCCGCGTGCTGGCAGCCTGGCAGAAGCGGGGAATTAAACTGCCGCTGAGCGTTAATATCTCGGCAACCCAATTACGTGAGCCGGACATGGTGGCGCATGTCCAGGCGTTGATTCAGCGCCATCAAATTTGTCCGGGTAGCCTGATGTTGGAAATTACGGAAACGGCGCAGATAGGCGAGCCGGAGCTGGCGCTGCGTTTGTTAAAAGAGTTGCAGCAGGTTGGCGTTTCGATCGCCCTTGACGATTTTGGCATGGGCTACGCGAACCTGAACTGGCTCAGCCAGTTTAAATCGTTGCCGGTTAGCAAGCTGAAGATGGATCGCAGCTTTGTGTGCGAATTGCCTGACGACGATACGATGGTACGCATCGTGGCGGCGATTGCCGGCATTATCAAACTGGAAGTGATTGCTGAAGGCGTGGAAACCAGCGAACAGCGCGACTGGCTGCTGGCGCGCGGCATCCGCATCGGTCAGGGCTATCTTTATTCTGAAGCGCTGTCGGTTGACGCCTTCAACGATCGGTACTTTACGGAAAGCGCTCAGGCATAA